AGCCCGACTTTATCGTGGCCAACTGTCCCGGATGCGCCATGTTCCTCGACCGGTGGCAGTACACCATCGCCGAAATCGAGGGGACGACCTATGGCGAGGAAGGCAAGGGGATTCCTGTGCTGACCTACGAGGAGCTGGCGGGGCTCGTGCTGGGGTACGACCCGTGGGAGCTGGGACTGCAGATGCATCAGGTGGACGTGGAACCGTTGCTTAACAAGATGGGTGTCGAGTACGACCCGGCTGCGAAATACCTGCTGCCCAACGGTAAATATATCGGCAGGCCGGAGCCTGCCATGGTAAATCTGGGGGCGGATTGACCGTCTCCGCAGTTGATTGAAACGGTAAAACAAGGAATACCTTATATGGGAAAAGAGGTCATCATCGTCGGTGGGGGAGTTGCCGGCATGCAGGCTGCCCTGTCGCTCAGGGAGCGCGGGGCGGAGCCTGTGATAATCGAGAAGGAGGAGCGGTTGGGCGGCAAGCTGACCGGGTGGCACCGGCTCTTCCCCACGTTCACCCCTGCGGAAGATGTGCTCGGACCGCTGCTCCGTCGTGTGGAGGAGGCGGGTATTCGGGTGATGACGGGAACGGAGGTCGAGGAACTCGTACCCGGCGGTGTCGCGGTGGGCGGCGGACGCCGCATTACGGGAGATGCGACGGTGATTTGTTCCGGATTCGAACTGTTCGATGCGAGGCTGAAAGAGGAGTACGGCTACGGCATCTACGACAACGTCTTCACCACGGTCGATATCGAGCGTATGCTCAACGAGGGACGTGTGGCGACGGCACAGGGCCAGGCGCCGCGCCGTATCGCCTTTCTGCACTGCGTGGGTTCGCGCGACGAAAAGGTGGGGGCACACCACTGCTCGCGGGTGTGCTGCATCACGGGTGTGAAACAGGCCATCGAAATGAAAGAGCTGTTCCCCTCTGCGGAGGTGTACAATTTCTATATGGATATTCGCATGTTCGGGCCGGGCTATGAGGAGCTGTACCGCCGGGCGCAGCTCGAATACAACATCAATTTCGTCCGGGGGCGCATTTCGGAGGCCAGCCAGACGATAGACGGCCGGGTTCAGGTGAAGGCGGAGGATACGCTCGTGGGGCGGCCGCTCAAGATGACCGTGGACATGCTCGTGCTCATTGTGGGGATGAAGGGCGGAGCGCGTAACGGTGCTTATGCACGCAGCGGGGAACTTCGCGTAGCCGAAAACGGTTTCATGCAGCCGCTCGACCCCTTCTCCGGGAACGTGCTTTCGCAGCGGGCCGATATTTTCTACGCCGGTACGGTCACCGCCCCGAAGAACATCGGCGAGAGTCTGAACGAAGGAGCCGCCGTGGCGGAGCGCGTGGCCGGATACCTTAAATTATAAGACGGATGCCACAGTTCGGTTTTTCCATATCGCAGCCCAGGGCGGTGAACCTCGACACGAACGACCTCGTGCCGGCGGAGAAAATCCTGCACGACATGCCGGAGCTGCAGACCTGCATTGCGTGCGGGTCGTGTACCGCGACCTGTACGGCGGGTAACCTGACGTCGTTCAACTTCCGCAAGGTACACACGCTCGTGCGCCGCGGCGAATACCGCGAGGCTTACGAACAAATGGACAAGTGCATGCTCTGCGGCAAATGCCGGCTGGTGTGTCCTCGCGGCATCAATACGCGGGCCGTGGTGATGAAAATCAAACGCGAACTGGGCGATTATTAGCGGGAGGCAGGTATGATGACGTATTACGACCATTTCGTTATTCCGTTCCTCGTGGGGACGGTCTTCATGTTTGCGGTCATCCTGTGGAAGTGGGGCCGGTGGCTGTGGCTGCTGCCCGGTGACGACAAACGGGCTATCGGCAGGGGAATATTCACGGCTGCAACTTTACGCGCCTTCTGGGAAGTCGTTTGCGAATCGCTGCTGCACAGGAAGATATTCCGGGTGAATCCGCTGCTCGGCTACATGCATATGAGCCTCGCTTTCGGCTGGTTCCTGCTTATTGTGGTGGGATGGGTGGAGGCTGCGGCGGTGCTTGGCGCAGGGACACCGCTACATGCCCATGTCTTCTTCCGCTACTTCGGGCCGGAGGGAGAGACGGGCTGGAACCCGTTCGCTTTTGTCATGGACCTGTTGCTGCTGGTGGTCCTCTCCGGCGTCCTGCTCGCGTGGTTCAAGCGGATGCGTTCGCGGACCATGGGAATGAAGCGGACTACGCGTCATGTGTTCGTGGACCGTGTGGCACTGACTTCGCTGTGGCTGATATTTCCGTTGCGGCTTACGGCCGAGAGTTTGACGGCGGCTATCAAACACAACGGCGGTTTCCTGACCGGTACGCTGGGCGACCTGATAGCCTCCGGGATGAGTGCTACTGCCGTCGCCGACCTCAATGCGGCGGCTTGGTGGGCCTACTCCTTCGCGCTGGCCGCATTCTTTATAGCCATGCCTTTCTCGCGCTACATGCACATCTTCACCGAGGTGCCGCTCATTTTTTTGCGCCGGTACCGGCTCCGCAGCGGCCCGAAAGAGAAGAGTTTCGATAATTTCCAGATACAGGCCTGCTCACGGTGCGGCATCTGCCTCGACCCGTGCCAGCTCCAGCGGGACCTGGGTATCGACAACGTACAGTCGGTCTATTTCCTGCGCGACAGGCGGTATGGGAAACTGACGGACGAGGTGGCGGACAACTGCCTGATGTGCGGTCTGTGCGAGGCGCGCTGTCCGGTAGGGATAGAGCTCAACATCCTGCGGCTCAACAGCCGGCAGAAGCGGGTGGATTCGCCTGCGCTGATGCGTTACGATTATCTGAAAGGGGTGGACCGCTCGTCGGGTACGGGGAAAGTGGGATATTTCGCCGGTTGTATGACGCTGCTCACTCCGGCGACGCTCCGGGCCATGGAGAAAATATTCGCCGCGGCGGGCGAGGAGGCCTGGTGGGCCGACCGCGACGGCGGTTCGTGCTGCGGGCGCCCCCTGAAGCTGTCGGGCGAAGTGACCGCCGCCGAACGGATTATGGAGCACAACAAGGAACTTTTCCGCAGGCACGGTATTACCACGCTGGTGACTTCGTGTCCGATATGCCTGAAGGTGTTCCGCGAGGATTACGGTCTGGAAGGCATCGAGGTGCTGCACCACACGGAATACATGCTCCGGCTCGTGCGGGAGGGCAGACTCGGAGTAGAGATGACTGCGACCACTTTCACCTACCACGACCCGTGCGAACTGGGGCGCGGAAGCGGTATTTACGAAGAGCCGCGGGAGTTGCTGCGCATGGCCGGCCGGTTGGCCGAACCGGTGCATAACCATGCCGAAGCGCTCTGCTGCGGGAGCAGCCTGGCCAATACGGTGATAAACGACGGTCAGCAGGCCACGATAGGGCGGTCGATGACGTCCGAACTGGAGGCCACCGGGGCGGATACAATCGTGACGGCATGTCCTCTCTGCAAGAAGGCCATCGTGCGCAGTGCGTCGGTGCGGGTGGCCGATATTTCGCAAATTGTGGCCGAACATCTGCGTCCCGCGACGGAGATTCCGGTCGGAAGCCCTTCTGCGGTCGTGGGCGGCTGTGCCGGAACGGGAGTTGGAACGGCTTCGGGTTTATAGGCTGTTGCCGATTCGATATTCGTGGACGGTAATGCATGTCCGTGTCTGCGGCGACTGCCCTCCGGGGTATGTCTTGTGACCGGTGGCCGAACCGTTCGGGGCAGTCTGTCAGGCCCGGAGGTGTCGGTGATACCTTGCCTGTAGGGAGACCGGCCCGGCAGATACGGAAATGTGCGGGATATTTCGGGAGTTATTGGGGTGAATGTCATAGTGTTGTGTCGAATGGTGCGGGCTTTGGCACCTGGAAAAGTCATGGTGGATTTGCGGAAACCGTATTTTCTTTTTATCTTTGCACCGTCAAAAAAGGAAAGCCGCCGGAAATAGGGTCCGCGGATTCCCGAATAAGCGATTCAAAGCCGTCGAGGCAGTACGATATATCGCGGGGTGGAGCAGTTGGCAGCTCGTTGGGCTCATAACCCAAAGGTCGGAGGTTCGAGTCCTCCCCCCGCTACTTAACGAGAGAAATCCATAAGGTTTCTCTCGTTTTTTTGTCGGTAAAGGGCGATAATAGAAGACCGTGCGGGAGTGTATTTTGTCGGTGCTGATGGTGGCGGCATTGTCTGATGAAGAGGCGACATGCGGAGCGAATCTCGGCGATGAACCTTGTGTGTCGTGGAGGATGTCGTGCGCGCCGGTCGGTCGGAACTGCGCCGACGGTTGCGGATACGATGTCGTTCCGCTGTCGTCGGCGGTGAGTCTCCGTGTCCTTTGGAAGGATAATGCCCGAAAGATTATCTTTTTCTCCGTTTGAAAATGTTTGTGTTCTTGTCGGATGGGAACGATGGCCGTTTTACGGTGTCTGTCGTTTGCTGTGCGGCAGGAGGTTGCCGTGTATTCGCGGCATGTTACCGGCCGGTGACGCGGACGAGGAGGGGGGAATCGAAGATGGCAGCGGGGGAGATGACCGGTTCGTCGAGGGGCGGCGTGGCGCCGTAGCGTTCGGCGAGTTTCTCCCGGACGGCCGGTGCGGAGAGGTCGAAATCTCCCAGTCGCTGCAGGTTGCCCAGTCGGATGCCCAGCGCCCGGTCGTATATTTTCCAGATGAGTTCGGAACAGTATAGCCGGTCGTCCGACCATTCGAAGGTCAGGTCGTAATCCCTGCCTGCAAACCGTGCGGCTTCCCGGCGCATCGCCGCGATGTTTCGTTCGGTGAGCAGGCTGTCCGCGCCGGCCAGCCTCTTTACGACGTAGTGGCCTCCTTTCCCTCGGGCTATCCACTGTGCGAGCGGCGTGGATTTCACGGGCTGTACGGCTTCGTAAACGAAGTAGTCGCAACCGTCGCGGTAGATGATGCCGCAGTGCGAATATTTCGAGCCGGTGGCCTCCTGGATGGCTCTGCTTTGGCCTGACAAGGAGGTCTGGAAGATGAGGTCGCCGTCACGCAGCACCTTTTCCTGCTGCATCGTTTCGACCTCCCTGCAGGCTCGTTTCTGTGCGTAGCGGGGGTTCTGTCGCAGTACACGGAATCCTGCCGCTGCAAATGCGCAGAGGAATACGGCACTCATAATGGCTGCGAAAAGGTATTTTCTGTTCATGCGGTAATCGTTGCTGGATATGATGTTAAAGATAAGCAGTTTTTTGCGGATAATGGCAGGTACGGTGCGAATTTTATGTCGCTCGGGCTCGGAGGCGCGTCGGGACGATTATTTGCGTACATTTGTCATGCAAACAATGCTATATGATGCCGGAAAAGAGACTGTCGCTTGTCATAGCCACCTACAACCGGGGTGCGAAACTCTGTACGACGCTCGATTCGCTCCTGGTGCAGACGCTGCCGCAGGAGCAGTGGGAGGTCGTCGTCGTGAACAACAACAGTACGGACGATACCGCCGCGCGGTTCGCCGATTACGTTGCCGCACATCCGCAGCTCGATGCCCGGATGGTGCTCGAAACGGAGCAGGGAGTTTCTGCCGCCCGGAACCGGGGCATTGCCGAGAGCCGGGGCGAATACATCGTGGTCATCGACGACGACGAGCGGGTGGTGCCCGAGTTCCTCGAACGCTATTACAGCCTTTTCGAATCGCATCCGGAGGTGGGAGCGGCCGGTGGACGGATACTGCCGGGATTCGAGTCGGTTCCCCCTCGCTGGATGTCGAAGTACACCGAACGGACGATTGCCGGAACGCTCGACCTCGGTGACCGGATGCGGGAGTTCCCGGAGGGAAAGTTCTTCGGGGGCGGCAACCACGGTTACAGAAGGGCGGTCGTCGGACGTTACGGTGGTTACGATACGTCGCTCGGCCGCACCGGCGGGGTATTGCTCGCCGGTGAGGAGAAAGAGTTTTACGGGCGGCTCCGGGCGGGAGGGGAACGCATCGTTTATCTTCCCGATGCCGTGATATATCATCTCGTGGAGCCGGAGCGGCTCACGCGAGGCT
This genomic interval from Tidjanibacter massiliensis contains the following:
- a CDS encoding glycosyltransferase, with the protein product MMPEKRLSLVIATYNRGAKLCTTLDSLLVQTLPQEQWEVVVVNNNSTDDTAARFADYVAAHPQLDARMVLETEQGVSAARNRGIAESRGEYIVVIDDDERVVPEFLERYYSLFESHPEVGAAGGRILPGFESVPPRWMSKYTERTIAGTLDLGDRMREFPEGKFFGGGNHGYRRAVVGRYGGYDTSLGRTGGVLLAGEEKEFYGRLRAGGERIVYLPDAVIYHLVEPERLTRGYFVKLCRNIGRSERRRTRTASRTAFAGRLAAEAVKWAGASVLALGFLLQGTPAKGGYLLIMRWQITAGLLGA
- a CDS encoding FAD-dependent oxidoreductase, which codes for MGKEVIIVGGGVAGMQAALSLRERGAEPVIIEKEERLGGKLTGWHRLFPTFTPAEDVLGPLLRRVEEAGIRVMTGTEVEELVPGGVAVGGGRRITGDATVICSGFELFDARLKEEYGYGIYDNVFTTVDIERMLNEGRVATAQGQAPRRIAFLHCVGSRDEKVGAHHCSRVCCITGVKQAIEMKELFPSAEVYNFYMDIRMFGPGYEELYRRAQLEYNINFVRGRISEASQTIDGRVQVKAEDTLVGRPLKMTVDMLVLIVGMKGGARNGAYARSGELRVAENGFMQPLDPFSGNVLSQRADIFYAGTVTAPKNIGESLNEGAAVAERVAGYLKL
- a CDS encoding YiiX family permuted papain-like enzyme, with amino-acid sequence MNRKYLFAAIMSAVFLCAFAAAGFRVLRQNPRYAQKRACREVETMQQEKVLRDGDLIFQTSLSGQSRAIQEATGSKYSHCGIIYRDGCDYFVYEAVQPVKSTPLAQWIARGKGGHYVVKRLAGADSLLTERNIAAMRREAARFAGRDYDLTFEWSDDRLYCSELIWKIYDRALGIRLGNLQRLGDFDLSAPAVREKLAERYGATPPLDEPVISPAAIFDSPLLVRVTGR
- a CDS encoding (Fe-S)-binding protein, whose product is MTYYDHFVIPFLVGTVFMFAVILWKWGRWLWLLPGDDKRAIGRGIFTAATLRAFWEVVCESLLHRKIFRVNPLLGYMHMSLAFGWFLLIVVGWVEAAAVLGAGTPLHAHVFFRYFGPEGETGWNPFAFVMDLLLLVVLSGVLLAWFKRMRSRTMGMKRTTRHVFVDRVALTSLWLIFPLRLTAESLTAAIKHNGGFLTGTLGDLIASGMSATAVADLNAAAWWAYSFALAAFFIAMPFSRYMHIFTEVPLIFLRRYRLRSGPKEKSFDNFQIQACSRCGICLDPCQLQRDLGIDNVQSVYFLRDRRYGKLTDEVADNCLMCGLCEARCPVGIELNILRLNSRQKRVDSPALMRYDYLKGVDRSSGTGKVGYFAGCMTLLTPATLRAMEKIFAAAGEEAWWADRDGGSCCGRPLKLSGEVTAAERIMEHNKELFRRHGITTLVTSCPICLKVFREDYGLEGIEVLHHTEYMLRLVREGRLGVEMTATTFTYHDPCELGRGSGIYEEPRELLRMAGRLAEPVHNHAEALCCGSSLANTVINDGQQATIGRSMTSELEATGADTIVTACPLCKKAIVRSASVRVADISQIVAEHLRPATEIPVGSPSAVVGGCAGTGVGTASGL
- a CDS encoding 4Fe-4S dicluster domain-containing protein, whose protein sequence is MPQFGFSISQPRAVNLDTNDLVPAEKILHDMPELQTCIACGSCTATCTAGNLTSFNFRKVHTLVRRGEYREAYEQMDKCMLCGKCRLVCPRGINTRAVVMKIKRELGDY